The following proteins are co-located in the Flammeovirga kamogawensis genome:
- a CDS encoding metallophosphoesterase family protein — MKALKLKTKTYLRRFAVGDIHGCYKTFKFLLEDELKITTQDVIFLVGDYIHKGPNSEKVIDYIIDLQKDGYNIFPIRGNHEENLINRQRTYRPTFARFIAKMNTRYGKSILSKDGELYLKHKEFFKALPYRIQIEDYHIVHAGFNYDAEKPKKDFDAMLNTRKPLPDILPKMLKKRRVIHGHTPISIEKIKQNITDHYPLINIDSGCAFFKKITHEQVNQLGYLSCFNLDTQTLITVRNKDQEPQFLNTVPAYH; from the coding sequence GTGAAAGCATTAAAACTTAAAACAAAAACATATCTTCGCAGATTTGCGGTAGGTGATATTCATGGCTGCTACAAGACTTTTAAATTTCTCTTAGAAGATGAACTAAAAATCACTACTCAAGATGTTATTTTCTTAGTGGGCGATTATATACACAAAGGACCAAATAGTGAAAAGGTTATTGACTATATAATTGATCTTCAAAAAGATGGATACAATATCTTCCCAATTAGAGGTAATCACGAAGAAAACCTAATCAATAGACAAAGAACTTATCGCCCTACTTTTGCACGTTTTATTGCTAAGATGAATACTCGATATGGAAAATCTATATTAAGTAAAGACGGAGAGCTGTACTTAAAACATAAAGAGTTTTTTAAAGCGTTACCTTACAGAATACAAATTGAGGATTATCACATTGTTCATGCTGGTTTTAATTATGATGCAGAAAAGCCAAAAAAGGATTTTGATGCAATGCTTAATACTAGAAAACCACTTCCGGATATTTTACCTAAAATGTTAAAGAAAAGGCGTGTTATACATGGACATACTCCTATTTCTATTGAAAAAATAAAACAAAACATTACAGATCATTATCCGCTAATTAATATAGATTCCGGCTGTGCTTTCTTTAAAAAAATTACGCATGAGCAGGTTAATCAACTAGGTTATTTGTCTTGTTTTAATTTAGATACTCAAACGCTTATTACCGTAAGAAATAAAGATCAGGAGCCTCAGTTTTTAAATACTGTGCCTGCTTATCATTAA
- a CDS encoding helix-turn-helix domain-containing protein — protein MRNKISVESFVKEYGINKIKLNNIFKAVLGNTMYKYYQEKKVESLKVEIMTTSKTITELSYEFSYTDVNHLTKSFVSHYGISPSEMRKSKHKL, from the coding sequence TTGCGTAATAAAATCTCTGTAGAATCTTTTGTTAAAGAATATGGTATTAATAAAATTAAGCTAAATAATATTTTTAAGGCTGTTTTAGGTAATACTATGTACAAGTATTATCAAGAGAAAAAAGTTGAAAGTTTAAAAGTAGAAATTATGACTACTTCAAAAACGATAACTGAATTGTCTTATGAGTTTTCTTACACAGATGTTAATCATTTAACAAAAAGCTTTGTGTCTCATTATGGAATTTCACCATCTGAAATGAGAAAATCGAAACATAAATTATAA
- a CDS encoding rhomboid family intramembrane serine protease: MRIQYNAPVTLTYTFISAAFIILKEFLFIDLTSIFSVGGYGSMAITNPVTYIRLFTHVIGHGSWEHFMGNFTYILLLGPILEEKYGSKQLLNMILVTAFITGIINAIFLSSGLLGASGVVFMFILLSSIVNVQKGGIPLTFVLIVILFLGQELLSAFDKDNISQLAHVIGGICGAIFGFSIDKHNSKKIES; encoded by the coding sequence ATGCGCATACAATACAATGCTCCTGTTACACTGACCTATACTTTTATCAGTGCTGCATTTATTATACTAAAAGAATTTCTTTTTATAGACTTAACTTCTATTTTTTCTGTTGGGGGATATGGCTCAATGGCAATTACAAATCCTGTAACATATATACGCCTTTTTACTCATGTAATTGGCCACGGAAGTTGGGAACACTTTATGGGTAATTTCACTTATATTCTCCTATTAGGACCTATTTTAGAAGAGAAATATGGAAGTAAGCAATTATTAAATATGATTCTTGTAACAGCATTTATTACAGGTATTATTAATGCAATATTCTTATCAAGTGGACTTCTTGGTGCTAGTGGTGTGGTATTTATGTTTATACTTCTGAGTTCAATTGTAAATGTACAAAAAGGTGGAATACCACTTACTTTTGTATTAATAGTTATACTGTTTTTAGGACAAGAACTACTTTCCGCTTTTGACAAAGACAATATTTCACAATTAGCCCATGTTATTGGTGGTATTTGTGGGGCAATTTTTGGTTTTAGTATTGATAAACATAATTCTAAGAAGATTGAAAGTTAG
- a CDS encoding anhydro-N-acetylmuramic acid kinase → MSRPNKFRLIGIMSGTSLDGIDLCYAEFWKDNNRQWKYYMPYTESVDYTDEWRSKLDQAENLSAFEYIQLDRALGKKLGQHAKSFIDKYQLKVDYVCSHGHTIFHQTELGITSQIGGGPEIAAESKHNVINDFRISDVALGGQGAPLVPIGDRLLFHDYHYRLNLGGIANISYDVNSETIAFDVAPANMPLNYYMRTLGKEFDKDGKLSSTGKVNQEVYKKLNDLPFYETFQTKSLGKEWVFEHYIPLLNQIEKIEDRLATSIEHTAYQTARIIDNAAKKSKFNFGKSRLLITGGGAFNTFLIDRIKAHCTSTEIVIPSDKIINYKEALLFAFLGCLRIKKENNSLKSVTGASIDNCGGVIHHIFTKSPEIVNPTEDITDEMPSFNKIIGCGG, encoded by the coding sequence ATGAGTAGACCAAATAAATTTCGATTAATAGGTATAATGTCTGGTACAAGCCTAGATGGCATCGATTTATGTTATGCTGAATTTTGGAAAGACAATAATAGACAATGGAAATATTACATGCCATACACCGAAAGTGTTGATTACACTGATGAATGGCGAAGTAAATTAGACCAAGCTGAAAACCTTTCTGCATTCGAATATATACAATTAGATCGTGCATTAGGTAAGAAACTAGGGCAACATGCAAAAAGTTTTATAGACAAATATCAACTTAAAGTTGATTATGTTTGTAGTCATGGACATACTATTTTTCATCAAACAGAATTAGGTATTACTTCTCAGATTGGAGGAGGTCCAGAAATTGCAGCAGAAAGTAAGCATAATGTTATAAATGACTTTAGAATTTCTGATGTTGCTTTAGGGGGTCAAGGTGCTCCATTGGTTCCTATTGGTGATAGGCTTTTATTTCATGATTATCATTACCGTTTAAATTTAGGGGGTATTGCTAACATTTCTTATGATGTAAATAGTGAAACTATTGCGTTTGATGTCGCTCCTGCAAATATGCCGCTCAATTATTATATGCGTACTTTGGGCAAAGAATTTGATAAAGATGGTAAACTTAGTAGTACCGGTAAAGTGAATCAAGAAGTATATAAAAAGCTAAATGATTTACCTTTTTACGAAACTTTCCAGACAAAATCTTTAGGTAAAGAATGGGTATTCGAACATTATATCCCTCTTTTAAATCAGATAGAAAAAATTGAAGATAGATTAGCTACTAGTATTGAACATACAGCCTATCAAACTGCTAGAATTATAGACAATGCAGCCAAGAAATCAAAATTTAATTTTGGTAAGTCAAGATTACTGATTACAGGTGGTGGAGCTTTCAATACTTTTCTTATTGATAGAATAAAAGCACATTGTACCTCTACAGAAATTGTTATCCCATCAGATAAAATCATCAATTATAAAGAAGCACTATTATTTGCTTTTTTAGGGTGTTTACGTATAAAAAAAGAGAACAACAGCTTAAAAAGTGTCACTGGAGCCTCTATAGATAATTGCGGGGGAGTAATTCACCATATCTTCACAAAGTCTCCTGAAATAGTTAACCCCACAGAAGACATTACAGACGAAATGCCCTCTTTTAATAAAATAATTGGTTGTGGAGGATAA
- a CDS encoding diacylglycerol/lipid kinase family protein, whose amino-acid sequence MKLLLVVNPISGDIDKEPFLNDAENLLNLYEIEFTVYKTTGKNDLEILRSYINTVKPHKVASIGGDGTTLFTSIALLGTGIPMGIIPLGSANGMAVELFVDPDPMNALKDIIMSDMTRGLDLLQVNKEHYCLHIGDIGVNAQIVNGYSNDPNRGMTTYFKYFLEQLKVKNIIDYKIEIDGEFYQESGIMLAICNARKFGTGVPLNSISNPFDGKFELVAIPEMNFEDLIIVGLSKFDESFLEDANGNVYSAEKATIHFEKTQLLQLDGEVIGDIDTLEIEVLPAAIKYITTKRNTLVS is encoded by the coding sequence ATGAAGCTCTTACTTGTAGTTAACCCAATTTCTGGAGATATAGATAAAGAACCATTTTTAAATGATGCAGAAAATCTTCTGAATCTGTATGAGATTGAATTTACCGTTTATAAAACTACTGGTAAAAATGATTTAGAGATTCTAAGGTCTTATATCAATACAGTAAAGCCTCATAAAGTAGCTTCTATTGGTGGAGATGGCACAACACTTTTTACATCAATTGCTTTGCTAGGTACAGGTATACCGATGGGAATTATTCCGTTAGGTTCTGCAAACGGTATGGCTGTAGAACTTTTTGTTGACCCAGACCCGATGAATGCACTGAAAGATATTATTATGTCTGATATGACTAGAGGACTAGATCTTTTACAAGTAAATAAAGAACATTATTGTTTACACATTGGTGATATTGGTGTGAATGCACAAATAGTAAATGGTTATTCTAATGACCCCAACAGAGGGATGACAACCTATTTTAAATACTTTTTAGAGCAATTAAAAGTAAAAAACATTATTGATTATAAAATTGAAATTGATGGTGAATTTTATCAAGAATCTGGAATTATGCTTGCAATATGTAATGCAAGAAAATTTGGTACTGGGGTTCCATTAAATAGTATTAGTAATCCTTTTGATGGTAAATTTGAATTGGTAGCAATACCAGAAATGAATTTTGAAGATCTAATAATTGTAGGCCTCTCTAAGTTTGATGAAAGCTTTTTAGAAGATGCAAATGGTAACGTGTATTCTGCAGAGAAAGCAACCATTCATTTTGAGAAAACGCAACTACTTCAATTAGATGGTGAAGTAATTGGTGATATTGATACTTTAGAAATTGAAGTTCTCCCGGCGGCTATTAAATATATAACAACAAAAAGAAACACTTTAGTTTCTTAG
- a CDS encoding competence/damage-inducible protein A: protein MKKHTYVEIVTIGDEILYGQITDTNSQWIGQELNKLGFKVIRKTSIGDTKEEILTILDEAQKRADIILITGGLGPTKDDITKKTIAEYFNVGMTFRQEVFDNIAELFKTRNRALTDLNRLQAEVPENGEVIMNPVGTAPGMWFEQGNKTFVSMPGVPYEMKRLMSDSILEKLQKKYDTPFIVHKMLRTMGIPESLLADQIEEWENALPEFIGLAYLPRFGQVRLRLTAVGDNKEILDNAIDEQIEKLRPLLGDNLFAEEDVEIEQMIMNKMIEKELTLATAESCTGGAVAKRITTLSGCSAFYNGGIVSYSNEIKMTQLDVKGETLLEHGAVSEETALQMANNVRVKYNADFGIATTGIAGPGGGTKEKPVGTVWIALSTAEKTEAQLLQLTKTREVNISATGNKILKWLYDEI, encoded by the coding sequence ATGAAAAAGCATACTTACGTAGAAATTGTAACAATTGGAGATGAGATTCTCTATGGACAGATTACAGACACTAATTCTCAATGGATAGGGCAGGAATTAAATAAGCTAGGTTTTAAGGTAATTCGTAAAACATCTATTGGCGATACTAAAGAAGAAATCTTAACTATTTTAGATGAAGCACAAAAGCGAGCCGATATAATATTAATTACAGGAGGACTAGGACCAACAAAAGATGACATCACAAAAAAGACTATTGCAGAGTATTTTAATGTAGGGATGACGTTTAGGCAAGAAGTTTTTGATAACATTGCAGAATTATTTAAAACTAGGAATAGAGCTTTAACTGATTTAAATAGGCTTCAAGCAGAAGTTCCAGAAAATGGTGAAGTTATAATGAATCCTGTTGGTACAGCTCCAGGTATGTGGTTTGAACAGGGAAACAAAACATTTGTATCTATGCCAGGCGTACCTTATGAAATGAAACGTTTAATGTCTGATTCAATTTTAGAGAAACTTCAGAAAAAATATGATACTCCTTTCATAGTTCATAAAATGCTTAGAACGATGGGTATTCCTGAATCTTTATTAGCAGATCAAATTGAAGAGTGGGAAAATGCGTTACCTGAATTTATTGGTTTAGCTTATTTACCAAGATTTGGACAAGTTAGGTTAAGATTAACAGCTGTTGGAGATAACAAAGAGATTTTAGATAATGCAATTGATGAGCAAATAGAAAAATTACGCCCTTTATTAGGAGATAATTTATTTGCAGAAGAGGATGTGGAAATCGAGCAAATGATTATGAATAAGATGATTGAAAAGGAGTTGACTTTAGCAACTGCTGAATCTTGTACTGGCGGAGCGGTTGCAAAAAGGATTACAACTCTTTCTGGGTGTTCTGCCTTTTATAATGGAGGTATAGTGTCTTATAGTAATGAAATAAAAATGACACAACTTGATGTTAAAGGAGAAACGCTATTAGAACATGGTGCTGTAAGTGAAGAAACAGCTTTGCAAATGGCTAACAATGTTAGAGTGAAATATAATGCAGATTTTGGAATTGCAACTACAGGGATTGCAGGACCTGGAGGTGGAACAAAAGAGAAACCAGTTGGTACAGTTTGGATAGCATTATCTACTGCTGAAAAGACAGAAGCACAATTGTTACAATTAACAAAAACAAGAGAAGTGAATATTTCAGCTACCGGGAATAAAATTTTGAAGTGGCTTTATGATGAAATTTAA
- a CDS encoding SulP family inorganic anion transporter, translating to MGAIQEKLPFLSLIKNYKKAFLTGDLSAGFATGVLLIPQGMAYAVIAGVPVEYGLYASLMAPLLYFFFGSSNKLVIGPAALDSMLLASGMAGIGIALTETAYVEHVLIIVFLAGIFQFIAGNIKLGFIANFFSEPLLKGFTTAAALLIGFSQFKHVLGIDHESSNYFHKNIINMINNWDQFDLLTFGLGTSTILMILLLKRFDLSKISTPIVVVIGITLSIVFNLEEFGISVIGTIPKGLPSFQLLDFSSVNLLEIIPVALVVAIIGFTVSNSISKSVDEPGSKTNPNQEFIALGIANAVGALFGGYQASSSFSRTAINSESGANTRASNLVSTVMIALVLLFMTHVFYYLPKAVLGGIIIAATPSLFSFNYFKNIYFLKKREFVVVIITFLTTIEFGVIIGLTAGLSASVAVFMYHSLYPHMAVLGKIEGTHIHRNILRFESAKEKDGVLILRIDAPLYFSNIKFVIDTIKELVDERNNITSIIIKSESINYIDVTALTELKLFIGKANKKGIEVYMVTVVGPVRDLLFKTSIVDTLGGKQLFVHLYDVMQYIDDKESYRYTNKDIANQGNIEERD from the coding sequence ATGGGGGCAATTCAAGAAAAATTACCATTTTTATCCTTAATCAAAAATTATAAGAAAGCATTTTTAACAGGAGATCTTTCTGCTGGTTTTGCGACTGGGGTATTACTTATACCTCAAGGTATGGCTTATGCAGTTATTGCGGGTGTTCCTGTAGAATATGGTTTATATGCCTCTTTAATGGCACCATTACTTTATTTCTTCTTTGGCTCATCAAACAAATTAGTTATTGGTCCTGCTGCATTAGATTCTATGTTATTAGCCTCTGGTATGGCAGGAATTGGTATTGCACTTACAGAGACTGCCTATGTTGAACATGTACTTATAATTGTTTTCTTAGCTGGAATTTTTCAATTTATTGCAGGTAATATAAAATTAGGCTTTATAGCTAACTTCTTTTCAGAACCATTATTAAAAGGATTTACAACTGCGGCTGCATTATTAATTGGGTTTAGTCAGTTTAAACACGTATTAGGAATAGACCACGAAAGCTCCAATTATTTTCATAAGAATATCATCAATATGATAAATAATTGGGATCAGTTTGATCTACTTACTTTTGGGCTTGGTACTTCTACAATTTTAATGATTTTACTTTTAAAACGATTTGATCTATCTAAAATATCAACGCCAATTGTTGTAGTGATAGGTATAACTTTAAGTATAGTTTTTAATTTAGAAGAATTTGGAATCAGTGTTATTGGTACAATCCCTAAAGGATTACCGTCTTTTCAATTACTTGATTTTTCTTCAGTAAATTTATTAGAGATAATTCCTGTGGCTTTAGTTGTTGCCATTATTGGTTTTACAGTATCAAATAGTATTTCTAAATCTGTCGATGAACCTGGTAGTAAAACTAATCCGAATCAAGAATTTATAGCTCTAGGTATAGCCAATGCAGTGGGTGCTTTATTTGGAGGGTATCAAGCAAGTTCAAGTTTTTCTAGAACAGCAATAAATAGTGAATCTGGAGCAAATACAAGAGCATCGAATTTGGTATCTACTGTTATGATTGCCCTAGTTTTATTATTTATGACCCATGTATTTTATTATTTGCCTAAAGCTGTTTTAGGAGGAATTATTATTGCAGCTACTCCGAGTTTATTTAGTTTTAATTACTTCAAAAATATCTATTTTTTAAAGAAAAGAGAATTTGTAGTTGTTATAATCACTTTCTTAACTACAATAGAATTTGGCGTAATAATAGGACTTACAGCTGGTTTATCAGCATCTGTTGCTGTGTTTATGTATCATTCTCTTTACCCTCATATGGCTGTTTTAGGAAAGATTGAAGGGACTCATATTCACAGAAATATTTTACGTTTTGAATCGGCGAAGGAAAAAGATGGAGTCTTAATTTTAAGGATTGATGCACCTCTTTATTTTAGTAACATAAAATTTGTTATTGATACAATAAAAGAACTTGTTGATGAACGTAACAACATAACATCAATTATTATAAAATCTGAAAGTATTAATTATATAGATGTTACTGCCCTTACAGAGTTGAAGTTGTTTATTGGAAAAGCAAATAAAAAAGGAATAGAAGTATATATGGTAACCGTTGTTGGGCCTGTTAGAGATTTACTTTTTAAAACTAGTATAGTAGATACCTTAGGTGGAAAACAATTGTTCGTGCACCTTTACGATGTCATGCAGTATATAGATGACAAAGAATCGTATAGATACACGAACAAAGATATTGCTAACCAAGGAAATATAGAGGAGAGAGATTAA